A region of Plutella xylostella chromosome 29, ilPluXylo3.1, whole genome shotgun sequence DNA encodes the following proteins:
- the LOC105397287 gene encoding alcohol dehydrogenase class-3 → MSTAGKVIKCRAAVAWAAGKPLSIEEIEVDPPKAGEVRVKIVATGVCHTDSYTLSGQDPEGVFPVVLGHEGGGVVESVGAGVTTVKVGDHVVPLYVPQCKECKFCLNPKTNLCQKVRITQGQGVMPDGTKRFHCKGQDLFHFMGCSTFSEYTVVAEISICKVADAAALDKVCLLGCGVPTGYGAALNTAKVEPGSNCAIFGLGAVGLAVALGCKAAGAKRIIGVDINPAKYEVAKKFGVNEFVNPKDHEKPIQQVLVDLTDGGLDYTFECIGNVNTMRAALEACHKGWGVSVIIGVAAAGQEISTRPFQLVTGRTWKGTAFGGYKSRDSVPKLVEDYLNKKLPLDEFVTHNVKLDEINEAFHLMHEGKSIRAVVLL, encoded by the coding sequence ATGTCTACAGCCGGTAAAGTGATCAAGTGCCGTGCGGCGGTCGCCTGGGCGGCCGGGAAGCCGCTGTCGATCGAGGAGATCGAGGTGGACCCGCCCAAGGCCGGCGAGGTGCGCGTGAAGATCGTCGCGACGGGGGTGTGCCACACGGACTCGTACACGCTGTCGGGGCAGGACCCCGAGGGCGTGTTCCCGGTGGTGCTGGGCCACGAGGGCGGCGGCGTCGTGGAGAGCGTCGGCGCCGGCGTCACCACCGTCAAGGTGGGCGACCACGTCGTCCCCCTCTACGTGCCTCAGTGCAAGGAGTGCAAGTTCTGCCTCAACCCAAAAACCAACCTCTGCCAGAAAGTCCGCATCACCCAGGGTCAAGGCGTGATGCCCGACGGCACCAAGCGCTTCCACTGCAAGGGGCAGGACTTGTTCCACTTCATGGGATGCTCCACCTTTTCTGAGTACACAGTTGTGGCTGAAATTTCAATCTGTAAAGTGGCTGATGCAGCAGCTTTGGATAAGGTCTGCCTGCTGGGCTGCGGAGTGCCAACTGGATACGGAGCTGCTTTGAACACTGCTAAGGTAGAGCCCGGCTCAAACTGTGCCATATTTGGTCTTGGAGCAGTTGGTCTTGCTGTAGCACTCGGCTGCAAAGCTGCTGGAGCCAAGCGCATCATCGGTGTGGACATCAACCCAGCCAAGTATGAAGTGGCCAAGAAATTTGGTGTGAATGAGTTTGTCAACCCTAAGGACCACGAGAAGCCCATCCAGCAGGTTCTGGTGGACCTGACCGATGGTGGCCTGGACTACACCTTCGAGTGCATTGGTAATGTGAACACCATGAGGGCTGCCCTGGAGGCATGCCACAAGGGCTGGGGAGTGTCGGTCATCATCGGTGTGGCGGCGGCCGGACAGGAGATCTCCACTCGCCCCTTCCAGCTTGTGACGGGACGCACATGGAAAGGAACAGCTTTCGGAGGCTACAAGAGCCGTGACAGTGTTCCCAAGCTGGTGGAGGACTACCTCAACAAGAAGCTGCCTCTTGATGAGTTTGTGACCCACAATGTGAAGCTGGACGAGATCAACGAAGCCTTCCACCTCATGCACGAAGGAAAGTCCATCAGGGCTGTTGTCCTCCTGTGA
- the LOC105397289 gene encoding RNA-binding region-containing protein 3, whose translation MSKVLLIRHLPPGLSFGDKEQLLKRFGADKVWETSSKRNFIFASFPTVESAKTSLLRLHQLEIAQRRLVVEYSLEKEPVSETKQNPKVHSDITDNIKQFLLTLNAWNPSVDFYQPPRVNIGYKYPEATPETILNIIYKLYTHKPFYTQTLHLMNKMSLDPPFQENATAIDFFKETFRQYFIDEMQILAPESEPESEISSDENMHQKQAAPTLVRRKHTLPKTRKRPAAVLSTATLPKAKKKAVNQEEVFEGGHIQEPKKISLVVSQDALAKPPDQEPEVVGELGKFEKKEEPQKPEETLSEPEQPTISKKELLQNRISYSDMKILPVFKNYHPGQPSMRLYVKNLAKTVTEQDVKRIYKRYIEKLSEDEQIGFDVRVMQEGRMKGQGFVTFPSVEIAEIALNETNGYMLKERPMVVQFARAANKKTID comes from the coding sequence ATGTCGAAAGTGTTACTAATTAGACATCTACCACCAGGTTTATCATTTGGAGATAAGGAACAACTACTGAAACGCTTTGGAGCAGACAAAGTTTGGGAGACATCATCTAAAAGAAATTTCATTTTTGCTTCTTTTCCAACTGTAGAGAGCGCCAAAACTTCTCTCTTGCGGCTCCATCAGCTAGAGATTGCCCAAAGAAGATTAGTGGTTGAATACTCATTAGAGAAAGAACCAGTTTCGGAAACGAAACAAAATCCAAAAGTACATTCAGATATAACTGATAATATTAAGCAATTTCTGCTAACCCTAAACGCTTGGAACCCATCTGTTGATTTCTATCAACCCCCACGAGTAAATATTGGTTACAAATACCCTGAAGCCACTCCAGaaacaatattaaacataatctATAAGTTGTATACACATAAACCATTTTATACACAAACATTACATTTGATGAATAAAATGTCATTAGACCCACCATTTCAAGAAAACGCCACCGCCATTGACTTCTTCAAAGAAACATTTAGACAGTACTTTATAGATGAAATGCAGATATTAGCTCCGGAAAGTGAACCAGAATCCGAGATATCTAGTGATGAAAACATGCATCAGAAGCAGGCTGCACCTACACTTGTCAGGAGAAAACACACTTTACCCAAAACAAGAAAGAGGCCAGCAGCTGTTTTATCTACAGCAACTCTACCCAAGGCTAAGAAAAAGGCTGTAAATCAAGAAGAAGTATTTGAGGGTGGACACATACAGGAACCAAAGAAGATATCACTAGTGGTGAGCCAGGATGCCCTGGCCAAGCCGCCTGACCAGGAGCCAGAAGTAGTTGGTGAGTTAGGAAAGTTTGAAAAGAAGGAGGAACCTCAAAAGCCTGAAGAAACACTATCTGAACCAGAACAACCAACCATATCCAAGAAGGAGCTTCTTCAAAATAGAATTTCATACAGTGACATGAAAATTTTACCTGTATTCAAAAACTATCACCCAGGCCAGCCTTCCATGAGGCTTTATGTCAAAAACTTAGCTAAAACTGTTACAGAACAAGATGTTAAAAGGATTTACAAGAGATATATTGAAAAACTGTCTGAAGATGAACAGATTGGTTTTGATGTCAGGGTGATGCAAGAAGGCAGGATGAAAGGACAGGGTTTTGTAACATTTCCCTCTGTTGAAATAGCAGAGATAGCTTTGAATGAGACAAATGGGTATATGTTGAAGGAAAGACCAATGGTTGTGCAGTTTGCAAGAGCtgctaataaaaaaactatagacTGA
- the LOC105397288 gene encoding uncharacterized protein LOC105397288 — protein sequence MAKLHSYYVLCPLIDQKSFLGVSSDKDAENVIVTLGRNVVNKHRLSDQKQIGGWTSKDHITSAVIFDHELDSYVGVFNNNTIKTWANDTENLEKVKKYKFSVNILKLLTRKDQPSLVVFTNGNCTSLSYGLENRKTFEGKAIIKNLENIVEAAYYSVDNTDHICFITHNNKDKYEIVFCPLRNELGDLEKAKLSRVKVERPEHDVYVVGKLISADDHPVVYILWSDSKMMVYHLVKNTWKTIGNVPWISTLTSLSLAWMGDKHLILFGSNTNQEGGIIVAYNTALGVGSCRYPMKMYSEGAKLYCFNGRIILESSNHIGMLPYVVETSRSLSSLLGSHEVILDDRIQIADWGKEKKQSYNFTDDVKSLVELGLTERAICSQVIPNLIDSKNNKKISKIISQIKDIPESILVSLLSYIIKSAKAGEVDVTDKTGFHVFCTKAETQLSLLNNLFEIPFSDALLIPHLRNGLTLNDAMFLMTYISYLLVDSEKTFGPEYENKLIDWCTLIMDAFYQQYLMTKDEKLTHVLENMRSIVVDLLDQIAVIDNTLPMLNKLLTGKNIEEVEETLPYAIELMQI from the exons atggctAAGCTGCACAGTTATTATGTGTTATGTCCGCTGATTgaccaaaaaagttttcttGGCGTCTCTAGTGATAAAGACGCTGAAAACGTTATTGTAACTTTGGGTCGTAACGTCGTGAATAAACACAGG CTATCAGATCAGAAGCAGATAGGCGGATGGACCTCAAAAGATCACATAACCTCTGCAGTCATATTTGACCATGAGCTGGACAGTTATGTTGGAGTTTTCAACAATAATACCATCAAAACTTGGGCTAACGATACTGAAAATTTGGAAAAAGTCAAGAAGTATAAG tTTTCTGTGAACATTTTGAAGCTGCTAACAAGAAAAGATCAACCATCCCTGGTGGTGTTCACTAATGGGAACTGTACATCACTTTCATATGGTCTTGAAAACAGAAAAACATTTGAAGGGAAGGCCATTATAAAAAATCTTGAAAATATTGTTGAAGCTGCATATTATTCGGTAGACAATACTGATCACATTTGTTTTATAACCCATAATAACAAAGACAAGTATGAGATAGTGTTTTGCCCTCTGAGAAATGAGCTGGGAGATCTTGAGAAAGCTAAACTGAGCAGAGTTAAAGTGGAGAGGCCAGAACATGATGTGTATGTTGTTGGAAAGCTCATCAGTGCAGATGACCACCCTGTCGTCTACATATTGT GGAGCGACTCAAAAATGATGGTTTATCACCTGGTAAAGAACACATGGAAGACAATAGGGAATGTTCCATGGATATCCACCTTGACCAGCCTGTCTCTTGCCTGGATGGGAGACAAGCACCTCATACTGTTTGGATCCAACACCAACCAAGAGGGAGGCATCATTGTTGCATACAACACAGCTCTCGGAGTAGGTTCCTGTAGATACCCGATGAAGATGTATTCAGAAGGTGCCAAGCTCTACTGCTTCAATGGCAGAATCATCTTGGAGTCATCCAACCACATTGGCATGCTCCCCTATGTAGTGGAGACCAGCAGAAGTCTGTCCAGCCTCCTCGGCTCTCATGAGGTGATACTAGATGACCGCATCCAGATAGCTGACTGGGGAAAGGAGAAGAAACAATCATACAATTTCACTGATGATGTCAAGAGTCTGGTTGAGCTTGGCTTAACTGAACGCGCCATTTGCTCTCAGGTCATACCAAATCTAATAGATAGTAAGAATAACAAGAAAATAAGCAAAATCATTTCTCAAATCAAAGACATACCAGAGTCCATTCTGGTATCACTGCTGTCCTACATTATTAAATCAGCTAAGGCTGGCGAAGTAGATGTGACTGATAAAACTGGTTTTCATGTATTTTGTACTAAAGCTGAAACACAGCTTTCTCTACTAAATAATCTGTTTGAGATACCATTCAGTGATGCCCTGTTGATACCTCACCTCCGAAATGGACTCACTTTGAATGATGCCATGTTCCTTATGACATACATTTCTTACTTGCTGGTTGATTCTGAAAAGACATTTGGACCAGAATATGAGAATAAGCTCATTGATTGGTGTACCCTGATAATGGATGCTTTCTACCAACAGTATCTGATGACTAAAGATGAGAAACTAACTCATGTGTTAGAGAATATGAGGAGTATTGTTGTGGACCTGCTGGATCAAATAGCAGTGATAGACAACACCTTGCCCATGTTGAACAAACTGTTGACTGGCAAAAATATTGAGGAAGTTGAAGAAACTTTACCTTATGCTATAGAATTGATGCAAATATAG